One Rhodococcus sp. P1Y DNA window includes the following coding sequences:
- a CDS encoding aspartate kinase translates to MALIVQKYGGSSVGTAERIRRVAERIVETKKAGNDVVVVVSAMGDTTDELLDLAQQVCPAPPAREMDMLLTSGERISNALVAMAIHSLGAEARSFTGSQAGVVTTSVHGNAKIIDVTPGRVRSALDEGSIVLVAGFQGVSQDSKDVTTLGRGGSDTTAVALAAALNADVCEIYTDVDGIFTADPRIVPNARHLDTVSFEEMLEMAACGAKVLMLRCVEYARRYNVPVHVRSSYTTKPGTIVSGSMEDIPVEEAILTGVAHDRSEAKVTVVGIPDSPGYAAQVFRAVADAEINIDMVLQGVSKIDTGKTDITFTCPKADGPTAVEKLTALQAKIGFAQVLYDDHIGKVSLVGAGMKSHPGVTATFCEALADAAINIDLISTSEIRISVLVSDTQLDDAVRVLHEAFDLGGEEEAVVHAGTGR, encoded by the coding sequence GTGGCTCTCATCGTCCAGAAGTACGGTGGATCGTCGGTGGGCACCGCCGAACGCATCCGACGCGTTGCTGAACGAATCGTCGAGACCAAGAAGGCGGGCAACGACGTAGTAGTAGTCGTCTCTGCCATGGGTGACACCACCGACGAGCTCCTCGACCTGGCCCAGCAGGTATGCCCGGCCCCTCCGGCTCGCGAGATGGACATGCTGCTCACCTCGGGTGAACGCATCTCCAATGCGCTCGTCGCGATGGCCATTCATTCGCTCGGCGCCGAGGCGCGCTCGTTCACCGGCTCGCAGGCAGGCGTCGTCACCACCAGCGTGCACGGCAACGCCAAGATCATCGACGTCACGCCAGGCCGCGTACGCAGTGCGCTCGACGAAGGTTCCATCGTGCTCGTCGCAGGGTTTCAGGGCGTCAGCCAGGACAGCAAGGACGTCACGACGCTCGGCCGCGGTGGCTCGGACACCACTGCCGTCGCGCTTGCAGCGGCTCTGAACGCCGATGTCTGCGAAATCTACACCGACGTCGACGGCATCTTCACCGCCGATCCGCGCATCGTCCCCAACGCGCGCCATCTCGACACCGTTTCCTTCGAAGAGATGCTGGAGATGGCAGCGTGCGGCGCCAAGGTGCTTATGCTGCGCTGCGTCGAGTACGCGCGTCGCTACAACGTTCCCGTACACGTTCGGTCGTCGTACACCACGAAACCCGGAACCATCGTCTCCGGATCTATGGAGGACATCCCAGTGGAAGAAGCCATTCTCACCGGCGTCGCGCATGATCGCAGCGAAGCGAAGGTTACCGTCGTCGGGATTCCCGACTCTCCCGGTTATGCCGCCCAGGTCTTCCGCGCAGTTGCCGACGCAGAGATCAACATCGACATGGTGCTCCAGGGTGTGTCGAAGATCGACACCGGCAAGACCGACATCACCTTTACATGCCCCAAGGCCGACGGCCCGACGGCAGTGGAGAAGCTCACCGCGCTGCAGGCCAAGATCGGTTTCGCGCAGGTGCTCTACGACGATCACATCGGCAAGGTCAGCCTCGTCGGTGCAGGAATGAAGAGCCACCCGGGCGTCACCGCTACGTTCTGTGAGGCACTTGCCGACGCAGCCATCAACATCGACCTCATCAGCACCTCGGAGATCCGAATTTCGGTGCTGGTCAGCGACACTCAGCTCGACGACGCCGTGCGGGTTCTGCACGAGGCGTTCGATCTCGGCGGCGAGGAAGAAGCTGTCGTACACGCAGGGACAGGACGATAA